The genomic stretch CAGCGTATGCTCAAACTGTCCTGCTCCGGGAGCATTTAAACGGAAATAGGATTGCAGAGGGATCTCAACAGACACACCAGGCGGTACATAAACAAAGGAACCACCGCTCCATACTGCTCCGTGAAGAGCAGCAAACTTATGATCTCTTGGAGTTACCAGCTTCATAAAATGCTCTTTTACCAGCTCCTCATGCTCTCTTAAGGCACTTTCCATATCGGTATAGATAACACCGAGACTTTTAACCTCTTCTCTGACATTATGATACACTACCTCTGAGTCATACTGCGCTCCCACACCTGCCAGAGAGGTACGTTCAGCCTGGGGTATTCCCAAACGCTCAAAGGTATTTTTGATATCCTCCGGAACCTCCTCCCACTTTAACTGCATCTGAGTGTTCGGTCTGACATAAGTAACGATATCCTCCATATGAAGCCCTTCAATACTTGGCCCCCATACCGGTATATCCAATTCATTGTATATTTTTAAAGATTTCTGCCTGAATTCTCTCATCCAAGCCGGATCATTTTTTTCAAGTGATATGGAATTAACGATTCCGGATGTCAATCCTCTGGATGCTTTGTAGGAGGCATTAACCTTATCTTTGATGTCGTATATACTTCGGTTAACATCTTCAACATAAGTCTTATTTTTCACTGTTTCCATCATTACCTCTCTTTCCCGTCGCTCACACGACATATCTATGAATCATACCGCCTTAAGTTATTTATGCAGCGCCTTAAAGCCTTTCCTGTTGACCGTCTCAACGAGCTCCGGTCCACCAGTCATGATCAGTTTACCTTCGGAAAGAATATGAACATAATCAACATCCAGATACTCCAGAATCTTTGTATTATGTGTTATGATAAGAAGTGCATTCTCTTTACTCTTAAAGGCTTTTACTCCCTTTGAGACAATTTTTACCGCATCAACATCAAGGCCGGAATCCGTCTCATCCAGTATGGCAAGTTTGGGATTTAACATAAGCATCTGAAGAATTTCAGACTTTTTCTTCTCACCTCCGGAAAAGCCCACATTTAAATATCTGTCTGCATATTCCCTGTCCATACCAAGGTTTTCCATGGTCTTGCCCAGCTCTTTCCGATATGCCATTACTTTTGGCAGTTTGCCGTCAATAGCTGTTTTGGAGGATCTCAGAAAGCTTTCAAGGCTTACTCCGGTTAATTCCTCCGGATTCTGAAAAGAAAGAAATAACCCTTTCTTCGCTCTGACATCTGTTTTTTCATTTGTGATATCCTCACCCTCAAAAAGGATTTTTCCTTCTTCAACAATATATTTTGAATGTCCCATGATAGAATAACCAAGGGTTGACTTACCAGCACCGTTTGGTCCCATAATCACATGAACTTCTCCTTTGTTCACCGTAAGATTCAACCCATTTAAAATATCCTTATTTTCCACACTCACTCTGAGCCCTTTGATCTCAAGTAATTTCTCTGACATGTATACATCACTGACCTTTCTACATAATTTTAGCAGCTTATTAATTCCCACTATTTTAATTCCTACTAATTTAATCCCTATTATAATACTCGGATATAATCTTTGCAAGCCCTAAATCATTCTCTTTTGCATTTCCCTGCCAATAGCACCCTATTTATACAACCCTTGCAGAACAGAAAAAGCCCTATAGTATTTCCATCTTTAAACTTTGATTGTTTCTGATCTCTCAAAGCGTAAAGACGAAATACCATAGAGCTTTCTCCTTTTACAGATTCTTAGCTACCATTTTCCGTCGAACTTTATGGGATTGGCCTTTTCATGACCGCTTTTTGCTTTACCCTGAATCTCAGGTACAGGCTTCTCTTCATTCTTCTTGCCCTTAAATCCGATATGCTCCATTGTTCCATGGGGTTCTTTTGGGTCCGGACGTCTCATTCCGGCTTTTGCCATTTCAATCCCTCCTTTGCATCTTAGGACAGCAACTGCTTACACATCATTATGCTCTGCTGACTTTTTCTTGGCATTTCTGTTCTGGTTCTGATTTTCTCTGGTTATTGGTGTCTGGTAATTTGCTTTTTCCATTCTTGCCTTTTTGTTATCAGGCTGACTGTCTTTTGGCATAATAACTCCTTTCAGTGAATATCAAATTCAAGATTTGATATTCCTGCATCTGTAGTAGAAAAAAGTCTGAAGGTCAACAACAAAAACCCCCATAAAAATTATTGCAGGATAAGTATGCTTCCACCGTGGAATCTTATTCATTTTAAAATTTTATAATGTGGATTCTCCTCTTAAGCTGTCAAAAGTCCTGTAAATATCAATCATACCAAAGCCCCATACTTTATTGGGGTAGGCTTCATTGGTACTTCTCTTAACACCACGAATAAGAAATTGCTTTACGGCTGTTGAATCCATGTAAATCAATTTACCGCGTACAAGTCCCCATTCCAAAAGCAGCGCACCAATTCCTGCCGTTACAGCTGCAGCCATACTGGTGCCAGTTTTAGCTACAAAACCTTCAGAGCTTGGACATAGCAGTTCGACTCCAGGTGCAGCAAGTTCCGGCTTTATGTTATTTAACCGTGTAAAGCCTCTGCCTGCATTTAAATAAATACTTTGATTTCTGTAATCATAGGCAGTTACAGTTATTGGTATACCCGCATTTCCTGGCGTTGTAATTGTAGTTTCCGGGTTGGGTTTTACAAATCTGGTGGCCTCTCTTACAAAACCGGTCATAGGAAGCCAGATATGAAAACCTGTGGTTATATCCTTGATTCCATATACCCTGAAACGCCAGATGCCCGGTGCAGGTCTGACGAACCGCAGAAAGATGAGCTGATCTCCGGTCTGAGCCTCTGCTATCAGATAACTTATATATAAAATGGTACTTTCAAACAAAAAACGGATGGTTCTGCTTTCTCCAAGCCTGGCCGGTATTCTGGGTATATATTCTCCCGAAGGCGAAGTGATATCAATGGAATATACGCCAGGGGCCTGCCCCCAGAGTTCCATGGTAAAACCATTTTCATCTTCAGCAACATTTACTTCCACTAAATTACTGTTAGTTGTATCTTCAACGGTACCAAAGTAATGGTGTCCGGCAGCACCTTCGTTTCCAGCAGGCAACACAACAACTACCCCATTTCTTTCACCCAGTCTTGAAAGCATAAGGCTTATGGGTTCCCTGCCGTCATGGCCTCCCATATTAGACCCCAGGCCTATGCAGATAACAATGGGTTTATTTCGTTGTTTTGCCAGATTTACAAGATAAAGTACACCTGCCATAATATCATTTTCCTGGTATGCGATGGTTTCAGCCGGAACAAACAGATATTCCTTGAGATTTTCTTTTGCCAGTTTTAACTTAACCATTGCCAGCTCTGCTAAGGTTGCAATTCCGGTAAAGTTCTCTGCCTGTACTTCACCTCCGCCTGCTAAACCAGCCAAAGCCGTTCCATGCCCCAGTTCATCCACACTAGGTACAACGGATAAAGGTGCTTCACTTCTAAGAGCTTCATTTATATTATCTTCTGTGTATACCTTTCCATAATTGTAAGTCTCCGGTGTTGCCTCCGGATTAACTATGGTTTGGTCCCAGATTGATATAATTCTGGTAGTATTGTCACTTTTTCTAAATACAGAAAGTGAATAATCAATTCCTGTGTCAACAAATCCAAGAATAACACCTTCTCCTTTCAGATTAAGTCCGGGAAGTCTTGCTAATCTGTTAAGTCCAACTGCTTCAATTGTTGGTGATTCCAACAATCCAAATAATTTAGGTATGGCGGTATAGCCTATGTCCCCAACCAATCTTTCCTGTGTTTTACTGACAGGTATATATGCCACCGCATAAGTATCGTCTAAAATCTGCATGGTCTCACCATAAACATCTTTCATACGTGTAAGATCCGCATCATACTCAATTAATACATCTATATAGTCATTACTAATTATTTTATTCTGCTCTTCCTGCGTCATACACCCTGCTTGAAAACCATTTTGGTTATATATATGTTGTTTTCTTCCAATTAATATCAAAGGCATCAATAGAAAACAACAAAAAGAGTATGAGATTCTTTTACAATTCCTCTCATACTCTTTCAGCGATCATTCATTCTGCTGATAACAGCAATATATTATTATTTTACATCTTAGTTATCATTAATATCTCATGGGGAGAATATCTCCATAATCCTCCAAGGAACCATTATTAAAGAAGCAGTCAATAATCTCTCTTCCTAACGGATCAAGATCATCTGTCTTAAACTTAACCAGCTCTTCTTTAAAGAAGTCTACTAATAACTTAGCTCCCTTATCATAACCTTCAATACCAACTTCAGCCTGAAGTTCTGGACGAAGGAAATCCTGTCTGATATAACGTCCGTCAATGCGGATAGATTCCTGACAATAACCAAGGATATTGCAGCGTGCTTCCACTAACTGCTCAGGCTTGAACTTAGCGCCGCCTCTTCTTGCAATATATTCTCTTGCCACCCACTGAGGCATGAAACCAACTTCATATACACCGATGTGCTGATTAGGAATCAGAACATATCTGGTATGAGTGGAATGCTTCACCTGATTCAAGAGCAGGTTAGCCTGTGTTACCATCTTTCCGGTAGCAAAAGGCCAGTAGGAACCAACACCTTCACTGGTCATCTTATTGGTAGAATTAATACTGGGATTATTGTAACCTCTGGGTGCTACAAGTCTCCACAGCCATGCAAGTGCCGGAGGAAGTACGTGGAATAAACCGATTACACCGTAGCTGGGATTCTCTTTTGTGCAAGGTGGTGTTCTAACACCAAAACTCCTGATATCAACCTCAGCAAGTTCACTGACTACATTCTGCACATACTCTCTGGGCAGAATAACTCTGGGATTGGGGCAGGGTTTGCCATCGGAATCAATAATATGCTCCCAGGGAAGACAGGTTGCCTTCTCAATAGCCTGCATATTAATATAGACCAATGGTCTGGGGGGCTGAATAAGTATACTCTCAAGCTGAGGAGAATCCCCGTATTTCTTTATGTTATCAAGACGTAAGAACCAGCCGTCTTCCGCATCCTTAACAACCAGTTTATGGCTTTCATTCTGCATATCTGTATGGCATAGAGCCATATCATCCGTAATAGGACGAAGCTCGCAGGCATCTACCAGTTCGATATATGTCTTTTCTTTGGTAAGGGTGTTCACACCAAGAACAACTTTACCATCTAACTCTCTGTGAATGTTTTCTGTCATTTCACTCTTACCGCCGCCGGATGCACCTTCATGCATAATAACTATTTCATTGTCATATGGAGTGATAACTTTAACCGTTGAAGCGTGACATGTCGTCCAGCCTTCACGTTCACCTATATTTAAAAGCACACTGTAAATACCTTTTTTGGCACTGGGACCTGGATAAAGATTATAAGAGAATACTTCATGTACGTCATCCAAACGATTATGGACTACCACCTGTTTACCATCAAAATGAGTATGACGGAATGGAGGTGCAAGATAAACCACTGCCTTTGGTTCAAAGCCACTTTCAATATCGTTAACGCTTACAAACTCCTGTAAGTCAGCTAAAGCAGCACCAAAAAAGCCTGCGTTAACAGGTGCTAAAAGAATAGCGGGATATCCGTACTCTCTTCCACCGGCCATAAAGGGAACTATAAAAAGGTCCTGTTTCTTAAGCCACTCAAATGTCGCGTCTCTCAGTTCGCTGAAATCCTTTTTGTAAAGGTCCTGATATCTCGGTTTGTCTGACTCTTTCTCATCAGATACCAGATTACAGTCCGGGTCTCTTCTTCTCATATAATCTTCCGGATAGTTACCAATAACACCGTTTCTGCATCTGGTTACGGTAGCTTCCAAAACAGAGCCTTTGCCTTCCACGTCATACCTTACTTCATAATCGTTTCCGCCTTCAGGGCCAAAGGAAAGAGCCAGCAATTCCTCTTTTGTAGCAGGGATTACTACGCTCTTACAACTGTCCAGTATTGCTTGTAATTCTTTCGAAAAATTAAATTTCTGTAACAATTCTTTCACCTAATCATCCTTTCTAGCTATATGCCATTTCTGGCTATCTGCTACCCAGCCTGTTCCTTCATCAGTTGTGTCAATTTATACAGCATTCCTGACGAATGCGTTTCCTGAATTGACATATTCTGTATCCCAGAGCCGTTTAGCATAGTACCTTCCAACATTTATTAAACCCGATCTCCTATGTAATGTAAGACACCGGCTTCCTACAACTTGTCATAAGCTGCTTCTTGCTGTCTGCTGTACTTGTCAACATGTTAGTTACCTGTCTGCCGTCTTAATTCACCAGTTTTCAATTCAATATGAAGTATGCATTTTTTCCTGAAAAAACCGCTTAAATCAGTCCTTTTTGTAAACGCTTACTTTCTCTCCGATTATAAACCATTTTGTGGGTACTGTCAACCTGCCTTTTTCAGACAAAATCCTATCTTGGCATGAGAAAAGTCTTGAAAATACAGGCTTTTCAAGACTTTGCATAATTGTATACAACAAAACAATTTAGAATTTTAAGAGTATTTATCAATAATTTAGAATTGGGACTTCTTAAAATTTTTCCCGTTTATAAAAGTACAAATACATGTATTTTTATAAGAGTACTTGCATAATCAATTACCTATTACCGCTTCATCATCTTTACGCATCACATCCTATTATACTTTAATTCCGCTATCTTATCCGAAGTCTGCCAACAGATAAAGTATTTTTTCCCATTTGTTATCCTTGTATTTCCTATGTTTTCATGGGGTTTTTTAGAAACCAGTACTAAAAACTTGCTATTTTGTCTAATCTATGCTATAATAGATACAAAATTTTTTTAGGAGGAATAATCATAATGGATCCTGACCCTGACGGGGATAGTATTTTTTTACAAATACTAATACTAATCGTTATAACACTTATCAATGCATTTTTTTCCTGTGCCGAGATGGCCATGGTATCATCAAACAAAAACAAAATCAAAAGGCTTGCTGATGGCGGTAATAAAAAAGCCGAACTGGTGCAGAAGATCATGGAGGAACCCACAAAGTTCTTATCAACCATACAGGTTGCCATAACCTTAGCTGGTTTCTTCTCAGCCGGATCTGCAGCTACCGGATTATCCGGACCTATGGGAGAATTTCTTTTGAAAATTCATATTCCTTATGGAGATGAAATTTCCTTTTTCCTTGTAACAATAATACTTGCTTTCTTTACATTGGTTTTCGGTGAATTGGTTCCCAAAAGAATTGCTCTTTCGAAAACAGAAGAAATCAGTATGTTTGTAATTGGCCCTGTTAACCTTTTATCCAAAGTAGCATCACCATTTATCAAATTGCTTTCTTTCTCGACCAATCTGGTTATGAAATTATTTGGTTCAAAGGTAAATGTTCAGGAGGATATATTATCAAGAGAAGAGATCAAGTCTTTAATTGATGAGGGACAAGTACATGGGGTACTAAATGAAAATGAAAGGGAAATGATTAATTCCATCATCGAATTTGATGATACACTTGCCAAAGAAATTATGACCCCCAAGGTTAATGTTTTTGCCATCAATATCCTTGATCCCATAGAAAACTATGTAGATAGGTTGATGGACACAAAATATTCCCGAATCCCGGTATATGAGGATGATATTGATAATGTTATCGGTATTTTATATTTTAAGGATTATATGAAGGAAGCTATCAAGGTAGGCTACACCAATGTCAATATGCGTTCTATTCTAATCAAGCCTTATTTAGTGCCTGACAGCAAGAATATTTATGAACTGTTCAAAGAGCTTCAGGTCTCTAAAAACCATATTGCTGTATTGATAGATGAATATGGAGGATTTTCCGGTATTGTTACCATGGAGGATCTGGTGGAAGAAGTTATGGGAGATATCGAGGATGAATACGATATTTATGTTCCCAAAATTAAAATGCTTGATAATTCCACTTACTTATTGGATGGCTTACTTACAATAGACGAGCTTAATGAAGAATTAGATTTAGGCATTTCTTCTGAAAATTATGATACCATATCCGGTTTCCTCATTGATACTATGGGTGCTATTCCCAGCGATGATGAAGACCGTACAATAGAAATTGATAACCTGGTATTTAAGATTATCTCCGTTAAACAAAAGAGAATCGATAAGATTAAGCTTTATATCGGAACCGTATCTTAATTCACGTAAATACTTATAGCATAATTTAATAGAATGCGTAAAAAGAAGGGCTTATGCACCTGTAGTATGGTAGATGACTTACCAGCTGCAGAGCAAAGTCCTTCTTTCTATTTTTATTTTTCTTATCTTATATCAATCATCAATAAAAGCTTATGTCAAGTAATGCGAGCACCTCTCATACCTCAGCCAAACAAGGAAATAGTAAGGAAGACCGTAGCAGTAAGGGAAGCAATGAGCGATACCACAGTGATCTGAGTATTTAGAGATGGACCGGCTGTATCCTTAAAAGGATCTCCTACTGTATCTCCAACTACTGCCGATTTATGAGCAGCTGAATTCTTGCCCCCATGGTGGCCGGATTCCACATATTTCTTCGTATTATCCCATAACCCACCTGAATTGGACATAAATAAGGCAAATATTAAACCGCTTACAATATTTCCGGTAATGAACCCGCCTACAGCTGATACACCACCAATAAATCCAACAAGAAGCGTTGCAATAATAGTCATTAAGCCAGCCGGTACCAGTTCCTTCAGCGCCCCATGGGTAGCAATTTCAATGCATTTATCGTACTCCGGTACGACACCGTCTTTGCCTTCCTTCAATCCTTCTATTTCCCTGAATTGTCTGTGTATCTCATCAACCATCCTCTGTGCGTTTCTGTCCACACCTAACATCAGCATGGCAGAAAACAAAGGAGGAATTGCCGCTCCGAATAACAGTCCGAAAAAGACTGTCGGATTCAAAATATCAAATCCGGTTATAAGCGGTCTGCCAAGTTCTGCCGCAGCAGTATTCACTTCACTGATAAAAGCACCTAACAAGGCAATAACCGTAAGTCCTGCAGCTCCTATGGAGAACCCCTTAGTAACAGCTTTTACGGTATTCCCGGCACTATCCAGGGTATCTGTTATTTCCAGGGCTTTCTCACCCAGCCCACCCATTTCAACCAGGCCTCTGGCATTATCAACAATGGGTCCATAAGCATCGTTGGAAATAATCATGCCTACAATGGACAACATTCCTACGGCAGCCATAGCTATACCAAACATGGGATAACCAGCTCCTAAAGGTTCACATATCTTATAAGCTGCCAATGCTGATATACCAATTCCGATCATGGAAGGCAGAATACTCATAAGCCCATAGGATATACCAGATAATATGGTAAAGGCCGGACCTGCTTCCGAGGCTTTGGCTACCATATGGACAGGTTTCCTGGAATCATCAGTAAAATAATCACTGGCAAGGCCAATAACAACGCCAACTGCAAGACCAATGGCACTGGCAAACCAGATACGCCATTCAAAGTTAAATATATATGTAGCAAGTGCTGTCAGTACACCGTATAATGCTGTCGTTACATAGGTATTACTGTTTAACGCTCTGCCGGGATTGCCGCCTTCTTTCATTCTTGCCGTCAGTACACCAGTAATGGAGGCAAGAAGTCCCAAGGCGCTATAACAGAATACCATACTGGCATTGCCGCTTCCTCCGCTGCTTTTATCCAGAGCACTTGCCATAACCAGCGCTGCTGCCATAGAAGCTACATTGGAATCAAATAGATCCGCACCCATACCTGCCACATCACCTACATTATCTCCTACATTATCAGCAATAACAGCCGGATTTCTCGGATCATCTTCCGGAATTCCAAGTTCCACTTTCCCTACCAGATCGGCACTGATATCGGCAGTCTTTGTAAAGATGCCACCGCCGGCCTTGGCAAATAACGCCATGGAGCTGGCACCGAAGCTGAAGCCAAGAAGGGCTGTTGTATTATCGGTAAGCAGCAGTACCAGGGTGACGCCAAGAAGGCTGGAACCTACCACTGCCATTCCCATAACTGCTCCACCGCGAAAGCCTGCCATAAAGGAAGGTCTGATACCCTTGACTGATGATTCTGCTGCTTTGATGTTCGCAATAGTGGCTATGCTGATACCGACCTTTCCCGCTATACCAGAAAAACAAGTACCAAAGATGTAGGACAATGCCATTAACACATTGTCAAAAAGACCGCCTTCCCAAACAGGATCAGGCAAAAACAGAAAGATAACAACTGCGATCACACCGCAGAAACGGGATAAAACTTTAAATTCCTTCGCTAAAAATGTGTTTGCACCATTACGTATCAGCTTTCCTACCTGAGCAATCCGCTCATTGGAAGAAGGCCTCTTGTTTACCCAGCGATACAGCCAGAAGGCTGCAATAAAAGCAAGTATTGAAACAACAATGGATGCTGCTTGAAAAATCTCTACCCTGATATCCATATTTTCCATCTCCAATCTATTATAATGCAATTTTATCATAGCATTTATGGAGGTTATGTTCAATATAAAGTTATTTATCTATATATTATTATACACATTGCACGTATTTAATGTAATATATTTCCTTATAATTTATGCATTATTACATCTTGGTTATAACAGTTTTCCGGATATTGATTCTGTTGTCCGTGCCTTGTTTTCTGAGCACTGGTTATAATGCTTTACAAAAAATTGAAGATATAAGATTTCGAGAATATAAAGCTGAACAATGGATGTGGTTGATGCACCACCATCCAGTGGTCCTTCATTCGAACCGCATAAAAGAATGGCGTCAGCCTGCGCGGTGAGAGCTGTTTTGGCAAAATGGGTTATGATAACGGTAGGACAGCCATTTTGCTTTAATAGCTGATGAACCTCTATCATATCTTTTGTTGAACCGGAATAGGAGAAAATAATTGCCAGGTCCCTGGAATCCATAAGTGAGGCCGCTATATGCTGCATATGCCCATCTCCCGTAAATTCAACATTTGGTATAATTCTCATAAACTTTTGTTTGGCCTCCAATGCTATTGTTCCCGAAGATCCTACTCCAAAGAAATGAATACGTCTGGCCGCTGACATAAGATCTGCTGCTTTGGCAACCTGCTCATACTCCAGCAGCTGAAAAGTCTCCTTAAGCCCGTCCATATGAGCAGACAAAGTCTTTTCACATATTGTCCTGGTATCATCTCCGCTTTCTATGATACCAGCAACCTGTTCCTTAATTTCTCCCATTTTTGTTATATCCTGTGCCAGAAGCATTTTAAAATCCTGATATCCATTTAATTTTAATTCCTTACAGAATCGAAAAACCGTGGTATCTCCCACCATACAATACTGCGCCAGGTCAGTAATTGATGTATACAGCACCTTTCTGGGATTTTCAAAGATATAATCTGCTACTTTTTTTTCGGCTTTCGTAAATCCAGCATAGTTTTCTTTTATTCTGTCCAGTATTCCTGCCATGTTACCCTCCCACTCTTTCTCTATAATATCGTTTATTTTCTAATGGCATTGATGAATTTTTTCGTTATTACAGCCGGTCTTGTTATGGCAGCCCCTACAACTGCCGCAAATACACCGGTATTAAGCGCTTCTTTCAACTCCTCCGGCGAACTGATTCCTCCTTCAGCAATAACTGGAATCGGGAGCTTTTCCACCATCTCCTTCATAAGTGAAAGTGCTGGAAGTTTCTCATTTCTGGTTTCCCTTGTATACCCGCAAAGGGTGGTACCCACAATATCAAATCCTAGTACAGAGGCTTCCAAGGCCTCTGTAAAGGTAGCGCAATCAGCCATAAATATCATCTCAGGATATTCTTCTTTGATTTTGAGAAAAAGCTCTTTTAAAGTCATCCTCCCAGGTCTTAATCGATTGGTAGCATCCAAAGCAATAATATCAGGCTGAACCTCCATAAGTTCCTTTACTTCTTTTAGGGTTGGTGTAATATACACCTCACTGTCATTATAAATACTCTTGGTGAGGCCAATAATAGGTAAGTCTATGGTTTCTTTGATACATCTGATATCCTCAGGTGTATTTGCTCTGATACCGCAGGCTCCACCTTCCTTTGCAGCCAAAGCCATCCGCGACATGATATAAGAGCTGTATAATGGTTCTTCCGGCAATGCCTGGCAGGATACAATTAATCCCCCTTTGATCTTCTTAAGCACTTCTTCTTTCTTCATTCGGACTCCCCTCTGTATGCCTATTAACTGCTTCGTTCTTTAACTACTGTGTTTTCGCAAACCACTCACATTCACATTTACCAACTATAAATCTAGTTTTAATGAAAAATATTTTCTTATTAGAATTGTAGCCCTGTATTTTTCATCTGTCAATAATATCTGTCTGGTTAGCCTAACTCTCAGACTTTTCACTCTCTAAATTAAATATATTTTTCTTTATTTGATGAAAATATATTTTATTTTCCTTGATTTTTAGAATTTCATAAGATACTATAGAATCAGATATACTACGAAAGAATATCAGTGCTGTAATCTTTATTCTTTCATTATAAAAAATCCTTGTGAGGTACGTATCATGAATCTGATTAAAGCCAACGGTTATAAAGATCTAAGCAGAAAAGCAGCTAATGTAGTCTCAGCTCAGGTTATCCTTAAGCCTTCAAGTGTCTTAGGGCTTGCCACAGGCTCAACACCTGTGGGAACTTATGAACAGCTTATTGAATGGTA from Anaerocolumna sp. AGMB13020 encodes the following:
- a CDS encoding S8 family peptidase; its protein translation is MTQEEQNKIISNDYIDVLIEYDADLTRMKDVYGETMQILDDTYAVAYIPVSKTQERLVGDIGYTAIPKLFGLLESPTIEAVGLNRLARLPGLNLKGEGVILGFVDTGIDYSLSVFRKSDNTTRIISIWDQTIVNPEATPETYNYGKVYTEDNINEALRSEAPLSVVPSVDELGHGTALAGLAGGGEVQAENFTGIATLAELAMVKLKLAKENLKEYLFVPAETIAYQENDIMAGVLYLVNLAKQRNKPIVICIGLGSNMGGHDGREPISLMLSRLGERNGVVVVLPAGNEGAAGHHYFGTVEDTTNSNLVEVNVAEDENGFTMELWGQAPGVYSIDITSPSGEYIPRIPARLGESRTIRFLFESTILYISYLIAEAQTGDQLIFLRFVRPAPGIWRFRVYGIKDITTGFHIWLPMTGFVREATRFVKPNPETTITTPGNAGIPITVTAYDYRNQSIYLNAGRGFTRLNNIKPELAAPGVELLCPSSEGFVAKTGTSMAAAVTAGIGALLLEWGLVRGKLIYMDSTAVKQFLIRGVKRSTNEAYPNKVWGFGMIDIYRTFDSLRGESTL
- a CDS encoding hemolysin family protein, with amino-acid sequence MDPDPDGDSIFLQILILIVITLINAFFSCAEMAMVSSNKNKIKRLADGGNKKAELVQKIMEEPTKFLSTIQVAITLAGFFSAGSAATGLSGPMGEFLLKIHIPYGDEISFFLVTIILAFFTLVFGELVPKRIALSKTEEISMFVIGPVNLLSKVASPFIKLLSFSTNLVMKLFGSKVNVQEDILSREEIKSLIDEGQVHGVLNENEREMINSIIEFDDTLAKEIMTPKVNVFAINILDPIENYVDRLMDTKYSRIPVYEDDIDNVIGILYFKDYMKEAIKVGYTNVNMRSILIKPYLVPDSKNIYELFKELQVSKNHIAVLIDEYGGFSGIVTMEDLVEEVMGDIEDEYDIYVPKIKMLDNSTYLLDGLLTIDELNEELDLGISSENYDTISGFLIDTMGAIPSDDEDRTIEIDNLVFKIISVKQKRIDKIKLYIGTVS
- a CDS encoding MurR/RpiR family transcriptional regulator, with translation MAGILDRIKENYAGFTKAEKKVADYIFENPRKVLYTSITDLAQYCMVGDTTVFRFCKELKLNGYQDFKMLLAQDITKMGEIKEQVAGIIESGDDTRTICEKTLSAHMDGLKETFQLLEYEQVAKAADLMSAARRIHFFGVGSSGTIALEAKQKFMRIIPNVEFTGDGHMQHIAASLMDSRDLAIIFSYSGSTKDMIEVHQLLKQNGCPTVIITHFAKTALTAQADAILLCGSNEGPLDGGASTTSIVQLYILEILYLQFFVKHYNQCSENKARTTESISGKLL
- a CDS encoding sodium-translocating pyrophosphatase translates to MDIRVEIFQAASIVVSILAFIAAFWLYRWVNKRPSSNERIAQVGKLIRNGANTFLAKEFKVLSRFCGVIAVVIFLFLPDPVWEGGLFDNVLMALSYIFGTCFSGIAGKVGISIATIANIKAAESSVKGIRPSFMAGFRGGAVMGMAVVGSSLLGVTLVLLLTDNTTALLGFSFGASSMALFAKAGGGIFTKTADISADLVGKVELGIPEDDPRNPAVIADNVGDNVGDVAGMGADLFDSNVASMAAALVMASALDKSSGGSGNASMVFCYSALGLLASITGVLTARMKEGGNPGRALNSNTYVTTALYGVLTALATYIFNFEWRIWFASAIGLAVGVVIGLASDYFTDDSRKPVHMVAKASEAGPAFTILSGISYGLMSILPSMIGIGISALAAYKICEPLGAGYPMFGIAMAAVGMLSIVGMIISNDAYGPIVDNARGLVEMGGLGEKALEITDTLDSAGNTVKAVTKGFSIGAAGLTVIALLGAFISEVNTAAAELGRPLITGFDILNPTVFFGLLFGAAIPPLFSAMLMLGVDRNAQRMVDEIHRQFREIEGLKEGKDGVVPEYDKCIEIATHGALKELVPAGLMTIIATLLVGFIGGVSAVGGFITGNIVSGLIFALFMSNSGGLWDNTKKYVESGHHGGKNSAAHKSAVVGDTVGDPFKDTAGPSLNTQITVVSLIASLTATVFLTISLFG
- the sufC gene encoding Fe-S cluster assembly ATPase SufC, giving the protein MSEKLLEIKGLRVSVENKDILNGLNLTVNKGEVHVIMGPNGAGKSTLGYSIMGHSKYIVEEGKILFEGEDITNEKTDVRAKKGLFLSFQNPEELTGVSLESFLRSSKTAIDGKLPKVMAYRKELGKTMENLGMDREYADRYLNVGFSGGEKKKSEILQMLMLNPKLAILDETDSGLDVDAVKIVSKGVKAFKSKENALLIITHNTKILEYLDVDYVHILSEGKLIMTGGPELVETVNRKGFKALHK
- a CDS encoding DUF4914 family protein, producing the protein MKELLQKFNFSKELQAILDSCKSVVIPATKEELLALSFGPEGGNDYEVRYDVEGKGSVLEATVTRCRNGVIGNYPEDYMRRRDPDCNLVSDEKESDKPRYQDLYKKDFSELRDATFEWLKKQDLFIVPFMAGGREYGYPAILLAPVNAGFFGAALADLQEFVSVNDIESGFEPKAVVYLAPPFRHTHFDGKQVVVHNRLDDVHEVFSYNLYPGPSAKKGIYSVLLNIGEREGWTTCHASTVKVITPYDNEIVIMHEGASGGGKSEMTENIHRELDGKVVLGVNTLTKEKTYIELVDACELRPITDDMALCHTDMQNESHKLVVKDAEDGWFLRLDNIKKYGDSPQLESILIQPPRPLVYINMQAIEKATCLPWEHIIDSDGKPCPNPRVILPREYVQNVVSELAEVDIRSFGVRTPPCTKENPSYGVIGLFHVLPPALAWLWRLVAPRGYNNPSINSTNKMTSEGVGSYWPFATGKMVTQANLLLNQVKHSTHTRYVLIPNQHIGVYEVGFMPQWVAREYIARRGGAKFKPEQLVEARCNILGYCQESIRIDGRYIRQDFLRPELQAEVGIEGYDKGAKLLVDFFKEELVKFKTDDLDPLGREIIDCFFNNGSLEDYGDILPMRY